In the genome of Raphanus sativus cultivar WK10039 chromosome 9, ASM80110v3, whole genome shotgun sequence, the window CTGGAGCGTTATCCTGATTTGAAGTTTATTCTCTATAATAGGTTAATTAAGGGTCCATTAATCTTTGTATGAGTTTCGAGTTTCTTAGAGTATCTCCAACCACACTCCATATTTTACTGCaaaatagagtgaaaaatggaataatgaccaaacaaaaaagtCATTAGAGCATTTCTAACCTCACTCCATTTTGCGGTAAAATATAGAGTGGAATTGGAAATGCTCTTATTCCATATATATGgaataatcatttttttctttagtcATTACTCTATTTTCCATTCCATTTTGCAGTAAAATATGGAGTGGGATTGGAGATTTTTTTACAAGTGAAGAACCCAACTCTGTTCAAGTAATAATAGACATGAGAACCGAACATGTGAAAACGAGTGACATCTATAATAATCTTCCCTCACAAAGTGCTGTTACAAGAAGATAAGTCGATAAAAGAAGCTATTTTAGCACTCAGTCGAGCTGCTTACTACACCTTGTTTTACCAGTGAAGTTCTCGTCCCTTTTTGCGGTTGCAATATAGTTTAATGGTTTAAAGAACCAATTGATTCCTCTCCAGAGACTCAACAATACACTTTCACCTTGGCTGACGTTCTCTCTCCTCGAGCTTGCCTCCCAAGAACCTGATTCATAAACTAAACTAAAGCCACACTTAATGATCTCACAGCTCCTAACCTCCTTAGTACCATCTGTCACTTCAAATTTAATGGAAGCCTTAGTCGGAACGCATCCCATCATACAATCACCTTCttgacatttttttatattcaaccAATTGGTGTAGCCAATGAACACATGAGTAGACTTAAACGTGCGTTCCTCATCTCCTGTTTCAGATAAACCTCCAATATGGCAATCAAAGTTGCTAGGCGATGTCTCATTATCGTTGAATACACATTTGCATTTCACCTGGAGCTTATTGTATCGAGTTTTCTGGTCCTCGAATGAGATAACGGCAGATAGAGCTATTCCAACAAACCCTTTTTCACTCCAGTGCCGAGGCAGCTCTGGCTCTAACTCTGCTCCAGAAGCCATGTGACTAAACCAAGCTGGAATTTCACTTCCAGGAAAGCTAGTAGCAACCAAAGCTTCAGAAGCAAAACCCTGAAAGGTAAAATGAACatagttattaaaattataaactcatTGCAATTGTTAATGGTCTTGGACCTAGAGAAACTGGTACCTGACTGTGTCGATTTAAGGCTTCTGATAGGAGACGGCTCTTATTGTGAGCACAACATATGATTTCATTCTTTGCAACGTGCTCAAGTTTTTCACAGTTGGTGAAAATGAATGAAGAGGGGACCTGCTGCGTTGTTGGGACAAGAAGAGACAGAGGATTCGCCACTGCTTTTAGTGCGATACAGTCATGCGCATCTAAGCGCTGAAGATTTGGTGGGAGCGTTGAAATTGATTCCAGTTCCTTGCAATCCTTCAAGTCGATCCATTTCAAATGGTATAGTTGGCTAATGCTTGATCCCAGGCTAAGGATTGTATGATTACCGCTTAAGCATAAGCGCCTCAACAAGGATACGCTGTTCATCCGTAGTGGCGGTTGACAAAACACTTGGTCTTTGAATTTACCTGACTGTAATAATACATTTGGCACCTCTTCTATTGAGGTCCCATCAAGTAGTAAAATCTGCAGGTTTTCCATGTTCTCCTTGATATCAGGAAATCTCGTGAGCTTTTTACAACCAGAGAGTATTAGTTCTTCAAGAGCCTTCAACTTGTCGAGACAGTAAGGAGGCAGACTCTCCAACATTTTGCAGTCTTTCAGATTCAATATCACAAGTTTCTTGAAATACTGGATGGTTCTAGGAAGACTCCTGATTGCAGTGCCATCTAAATGTAGGAATTCAAGATTTTCAGAGTTCAGCTTGAACGTGTTGAAGTTTGAGCAGCCACTGAGGATTAGAGTCTTCAGCGAGATTAAATTCAGTTTTGCTGGTAGAGATGAGAGCTGTATGCATCCCTTGAGGTTGATGAAAACAAGGCTCTTCATATATTTCATCTCTCTTGGAAACTCACTCAGATTCCTGCAGCCTTCAAGATTTATTCTCTGGAGATCAATCGCCTTCGACAATGCTGACAGGTCAGTCAACATAGTCGAGTAACTTAGATCCACCCACTTCAACCGTGGTGCTTTCTGTGACAACCATTCAGAGCAACCAATCAGATATAAATTCAACAAGTAAAGTCATCTAGACCTCAATAGCAAAGTGTATTTTTCTTCAAATGAAACAGTTTCAAACGGAATGTAACAACGAAAAGATTGCACAAGAGGGCGCGGCGCACCTTAGCAGTTTTCCAAACTCGTTCAATCTTACTATAAGGTAGCCTGAGATCAATTAGATTATTTGGGTTGAAGTCTGATGGAAGTTCATCCGATGGGAATTTCAGCCAGTGGAGATATCGAATCTCTTGAAAGGGGAGCTTAATTTCATCGGGCAAGTTAACTTTACCGTCAGATTCACATTGCTGAGGACAAAGAGAATCATAGATTTTGAGGTATCGCAGGCTCGACTGGTCGAACTTTTCGAAAAAGGTATTCGTGTCTAAGGGTATTCCTTTGCTTACTTTGGACGTGTCTAGAAAAATACCTCTCACCTTCTTCTTTGTACCCTGGTGACAAGTCAGTCAAAAAGACAGAGAAGTTAACAAAGAGAACTTAAcgatgctaattttgaaaaaaaaaaaaaaaaatctagtatTACTCAAGTATAAAGTGGGGGGCTTGACATTTCTTTTATTACCTCTTTCACAGAACGCAGAGTCTTAATAATTATTTCCTGATCCCACATTCTTCCCCCCgaaatattttcatatgatgAACCAAGTTCCTTGCCCAGTGTACACAGTAGATTATGCATCTCTATTCTGCCGGCAGAGATGCATATGAAATACTTTTCAGCGAGGTCTCTAACAGCTTCACCTGACTCATAGTCATCCAGTAAACATTTCACATAGTCTTCCTCCTCTGATCTGAAGAAACAAGCTATGTCGAGAAACACATCTTTCTGTTGACAAGTCAGTTTGTCATAACTACTTGTCAAATCAGTTAGGATATTCGGGTTACAGCGATGTGGCAGTGTTGCTAGTCTTGCTTTCCAGTCCTCCTCGTTCATCCCACGAATCTCCTTTCCCAACTCCTCCAGGGCTCGTGGATTACCTTCAGCATACTCCACAAAACATTTCGATAGCTTTGGGAAATTCCCTGTGGCACTACTGGTTTGATCTTCAAAGGCATGAATGTTAAAGAGCTGTCGAGCTTCTTTATCGTTCAAACAAGGGACCACATAAATATCGTCAACCAGCTCTTGGATCGATGACTTGTCACGTGTTGTAATGATGATCTTGCTTCCACCCTTGATCCACTTGCGTTTTGTGTGTAGAAAATCTACTTGGTCCTTGTGGCTCACGTCATCCAAGACATAAAGAATCTTCTTGCTGAACATGTCTGCCTTCTCATTGCAG includes:
- the LOC108824378 gene encoding disease resistance-like protein CSA1, giving the protein MGESFTFCYRKTGLEFVEVQERERTHSRHYTGGEEKGSINIIGKGGERSNMLLSPSISSVSSIRSTICRTIEQRHKDLPLYGIEQRLNQLEGKLFDIKCAESRIVGIIGMPGIGKTSLATSYYNKWNHKFVIRENILSVREKSKTYGTDWLQNALLKGQACNEKADMFSKKILYVLDDVSHKDQVDFLHTKRKWIKGGSKIIITTRDKSSIQELVDDIYVVPCLNDKEARQLFNIHAFEDQTSSATGNFPKLSKCFVEYAEGNPRALEELGKEIRGMNEEDWKARLATLPHRCNPNILTDLTSSYDKLTCQQKDVFLDIACFFRSEEEDYVKCLLDDYESGEAVRDLAEKYFICISAGRIEMHNLLCTLGKELGSSYENISGGRMWDQEIIIKTLRSVKEGTKKKVRGIFLDTSKVSKGIPLDTNTFFEKFDQSSLRYLKIYDSLCPQQCESDGKVNLPDEIKLPFQEIRYLHWLKFPSDELPSDFNPNNLIDLRLPYSKIERVWKTAKKAPRLKWVDLSYSTMLTDLSALSKAIDLQRINLEGCRNLSEFPREMKYMKSLVFINLKGCIQLSSLPAKLNLISLKTLILSGCSNFNTFKLNSENLEFLHLDGTAIRSLPRTIQYFKKLVILNLKDCKMLESLPPYCLDKLKALEELILSGCKKLTRFPDIKENMENLQILLLDGTSIEEVPNVLLQSGKFKDQVFCQPPLRMNSVSLLRRLCLSGNHTILSLGSSISQLYHLKWIDLKDCKELESISTLPPNLQRLDAHDCIALKAVANPLSLLVPTTQQVPSSFIFTNCEKLEHVAKNEIICCAHNKSRLLSEALNRHSQGFASEALVATSFPGSEIPAWFSHMASGAELEPELPRHWSEKGFVGIALSAVISFEDQKTRYNKLQVKCKCVFNDNETSPSNFDCHIGGLSETGDEERTFKSTHVFIGYTNWLNIKKCQEGDCMMGCVPTKASIKFEVTDGTKEVRSCEIIKCGFSLVYESGSWEASSRRENVSQGESVLLSLWRGINWFFKPLNYIATAKRDENFTGKTRCSKQLD